TGCTTAAAACTGGAGAAGGTTTAAGCTATAATGAATTTTCAAAACATTCAATTGTTGAAGAAGATAACACATGACAGAGAAGACAAAGTTACCCTACAAAGGAGTACTAGGCATGGGCCTTTTACTAAAAGCCCAGGATGGTAAAAAGGTTTATTGGAACGTACACTTAATTACCTTGTGCGTTCTTTTAGTAATAACAATCACAAGATCGAAGGACATTCAAATCCATGCTCGTGCCTTAAATTCCTCTAAAGAAATATTTCAACAAGCAAAGAGAAGACGCAATTCTCAAATTGTAAAGAAGAACCCGCCTGTCACTTTTCGCACATAACTTGGAAATTCATCTCAGAAAAAATTAACTTCCAAAATTTTGGGAATACTTGTCTGGTATCTTTGTGCAATTCCCATGAATAAAATTACAGAATTTCCTCATTCTTGGATACCATTGAATACCAATGTCTTCCCATTAAACTGTTCAGACTAAGTTCTTCTGCGTTTCTCTCTTGAATTCAGCATAGTCTGGAAGCAAGCTACCATTTACTTTACTCTTCATGTTCTGCAGTAGTCCCCTTAGCACCTGTTCAATAAGGCATATATGGGATTATTTGTCAAAGATCTTCCTTTCAGCCTGCCTAACATTCTATCAAACTCCAATTTATATGGTTGACCCTTGACAGTGATAATAAGTATTTGCAAAAGGAACCAAACTAACTTATATATATACTGACAATGTAAATTGCCTACTATATTTTTTAAATCTTTTATGTAATCTTATGTTTTAGTCAGTGCATAAAAGTTAAAACTCTTGCGAAAGGGATCAGGTTTAGTATCTAACCGACTCTGCAACATCTCTACGAACATCATCAGGGACCAAAGCTAGCATGGGTGAAAGAACAAAGCTAATGCTCATCTGTAGTTGACCTTTCAGCCTGCTCCGTGGTCCAACCCTATCGGGGTAAAGAGAGCCTTTTACAGCAAGTGAGAACTGAGATGGCTTCAGCACATCATCCAGCCCCTGAAGCTCCCATCTTATCTGCATAACCATTCTTTGATTCCACATTATAAAACACAATGAACGTATGATTGAAAGAATGTGGTGAAGATTTGGTTTATACTTACTATGTCGAGTTCAAGAACCTTAGAAACATTATTAGGGACCCCAGGTGGGTATTCTATTCCTTTGGATTTACATCTCAATCTCATATCTATAACTGGCCACGCGGTCATAAACAGGAACTCTATGGGCAGCATATGAATTCTCCACTCCTCCTGCATGGAACTAGTAGTCAAGAATAACAAAGTATGCGAAAATGCTGAAATGCAACAACATACTGCAAAGAAAAAACCAGCCATTTACTCTATCGACGTTTTAAAGAGGAAAAGTAACTTTTGGGAATGAATGTCAAAATTGAGTATACATTCCCTATCACTCTTTTTGTTGTCAAAATTCAGTTCAAACTTCAAATTGAGGCATTCATCACTGCCTGTCTAACCAGATAGCCCTAGCTATAAACCAGTAAGATTCCATGCATGAAGTGAACTTCTATTTAATCAGACTGTCAATACGAAAGGTTAAAATGTAGCATAAAATTTGAGAAGCTTTCAGCTATGTATTTCAAAGCTTTCAATTCTAGAAGAAGATGACAACATGACAAAAGAAGACAAAGTTAGCCAACAAAGAAGTAGGCATAGGATGGTGAAAAATTTCACTGGAAATCGGAATATTACGTAACCACCTTGTGCATTTTGTTAGTAATAACGATCAGAAGGTCCGAGGACATTCCATCTGTGTTCGTGCCTTGGCTAGGTAGCAAAGAGTTCAAAATGAATTTATGCAGGGCAAAAAGAGAGTGTTGAGATAACACCTAGATAGCTAACATACTTAAAGGTTGTAATGATCAAGAGTAGTTTAATAATACCTAAAATAGTAAAATTCAGAGGAATAGAGCGTCTAACAAACTTGATTGCTTTAAAGATGCAAGGAAACAGGATAGCCTTAGCAGCTCACTATGGAAGTATAACTAACATGAGACCAACTTGTTACCCCTTCTAACTTTGTTTCCGACCAGATATTAtattcatcaacaacaaattcAGGTTTACAACTACTGAGTTAGGACGAGTATACGATACAGGTCTAAGACCCGTGATCGTAGTAACAACAAACAAAATCTAAACAAGGTGACTTTCATTGGACAATGGCCTTATGAAAGGAAATAACGGACCCCTAACTTAGTGTTTTAAGGCCGGAAAGCTGAAGACCAAAAATTTAGACAAGTAGTGGTGCTCAATTAGCATTGCATAGcacacaaacaaacaaaaatacaAGGGAGATTAAGATGAAGAATTGAGAATTCATGTCATGAAAATGGACCTTGGACCGTCAACCTCAAAAGTTAGCTCATGATATGAGAATAGTCCGAGACCATAttaggaacaacaacaacaacatacccagtgaaatcccacaatgtggggtctgggtagggtaaagtgtacgcagaccttacccctacctcgaaaggtagggaggctgtttccgaaagacccttggctcaagagaaagcatggcaaaaaaaaaaaaaaaaggttagatAAGAATAAGCAATTCAAAGTAGTATGGGAATGAAAGAATGAAAGCGAAAAATCATGGTACAACAGACTGAAAAAAAGGAGTCGTAGCTACCACTGATGAATAAAAAAATTGAAGTACAAGAAACGATAGATTGTAGCATAAAACAAAGGACTAGAAACTATGGGGCAAAACTACGACTAATAGTGAAAAAGGGTAAGCAGGACTACCTACtagtcttctaccctaatctgcgtcctccacaacctcctatctaaggtcatgtcctcggtaagatGGAACTGctccatgtcctgtctaatcacctctcctcaatacttcttcagcctacctctacctctcctgaaaccggccatagccaacctctcacacctccgcactagaGCATCAGTATCTCtcttcttcacatgcccaaaccatcgcagcctcgcttcccgcatcttgtcctccactgaggccactcccaccttgtcccggatatcttcattcctaatcctatctcttctagtgtgcccacacatccatcgcagcattctcatttccacaactttcatcttctgaacatgagagttcttgactggccaacagtCCGTCCcatacaacaaagtcggtctaaccaccactttgtagaacttggcTTTAAGTTTTgctggcaccttcttatcacacaacactccTGAAGTGAGTcttcatttcatccaccctgcatcAATACGGTGTGCGACATCATTGTCAATaaccccatttccttgtataatagactcaagatacttgaaacttcctttctttgggatgacctgggtaccaagcgTCACTTCCACGTCATCCTCATGTGGTatgtcactgaacttgcactccaagtactttgTCTTGGTcttactcaacttgaaccctttagactctagagtttgtctccaactctccagcttagcattaactccactacgagtctcgtcaatcaagactatgtcatccgcgaataacatacaccatggcacctcaccttgagtATTTCGCGTCAGTCCATCCATcaccaaagcaaataaaaatgggctaagagctgatccctggtgcaGCCCCATCATAACTGAGAAGTGTTTTGAGTCCCCTCCCACTGTCCTTACCTTGGTCTTGGCTCTATCATACATGTCTTtaatcgccctaatgtacgccacaggtacccCCTCTAGTCACCAAGCATCTCTATAGAACCTcccttggcactttgtcgtaagccttttctagatcgatgaataccatgtgtaaatctttcttcctctccctatactgctccaccagtctcctcaaaagatgaatagcttctgtagttgagcgccccggcatgaatccgaactggttctctgaaatagacatgcctctcctcaccctcatctccaccaccctttcccacaccttCATAGTGTGGCGTAGCAGCTTGATAACTCTATAGTTGTTACAACTTTGAATgtcacccttgttcttgtacaaaggaATCATTGTACTCAACCTCCATTCTTCTGGCATCTTCGCCTTcttaaaaatgacattaaacaacccagtcagccactccaaacctgctcTGCCTACACTCTTCCAAAATTCTCCAGGAATCTCATCaggcccggtcgctcttcccctacgcatcctacgaacaacacctttaacctcctcaaccttaatacttctacaatacccaaaatcgcgGCACCTCTCAGAGTACTCTAAATCTCCCAatacaatgtctctgtccccttcttcgttcaagagtttataaaagtatgactgccatctctgtctaatgagagcttcctccaccaatactttgccatcctcgtccttgatgcagtTCACCTAATCCAAATCACGTGCCCTCCTCTCCCTTGCCTTGGCCAGCCTGAACAACTTCTTGTCCCGGCCATTGTCTTCCAATTCTGCATATAGGTGTTCAAAAGCTGTCGTCTTTGCCGCCGAAACtaccaacttcgcctcctttctcgccatcttatatTTTTCCCGATTTGTCCGCTTCTCCTCCTCATCCTTGTTGTCTACCAACCTCGTATACActaccttctttgcttccaccttcccttggacttctccattccaccacccgTCCCCTCGGTGCCTACCACGGTACCCTCTCGAGACCTCCAGtacctctctagctgcttccctaatgcaaccGGCCGTCCTAACCCACATACTACTCGTATCCCCCTACTCTCCCAAGCCCCCGTAGCCATCAACTTATCCCCCAACTCCTGGGCACTAGACAAAGTCAAACTCCACCACCTGATCCTCTGctggtcatccacgaccctcttcttccccTTGATCACTAAATCCATCACAAGGAGCTTATGCTGGGTTGTAAGGTTTTCACTTGAAATGACCTTGCAGTCTGTACAAAggcctttatcatcttttctaCGGAGCTAAAAGTCTATATGCGTCGCCGCCATcgagctacggaaggttaccaagtgcgcctccttcttcggaaaactcgagttggctaccaccaatccaaaagcttttgcgaaatccagaagtgagactcctcctccgtTCCTGTCCCCGTAGCCAAAACCTCCATGCACATCGTCATACCCTCTCGAAAATGACCCGACCAACTCCTTAACCAATGTAGGACCCCTCCCACAACCAAGACGCAACATCTAGTGAAAAATAAAAAGGCAGCCTGGTGCACAAATCATCCCGCGTTAGCAGGGTCCGGGGAAGACCGCACctcaaggggtgtgatgtagacaacCTAACCTAATGCAAGCAATAGTGACTGCTTCCATGGCTCGAACCCATGACCTATAAGACGTAAAATCTGGTGCTTGGACAAATATAAAAATGGGGGCTCACCCTAAAAGATAAGGATTGCCAAGACCATATAAGAAGACGACCTCAACCAATGTGGGACATTTAACAGTTCATCATACCTCGTTTAGTTGGTGGCTCCTTTTTTTGTCGGGAAAAATGGCCTTGAACACTCTAGGCTTATTCTCCAGATATCTATCAAAGGAAGCCTGCAAATTCAATTATTCAA
Above is a genomic segment from Lycium barbarum isolate Lr01 chromosome 12, ASM1917538v2, whole genome shotgun sequence containing:
- the LOC132623832 gene encoding uncharacterized protein LOC132623832; the protein is MEKVAAAHTSCSCSCHNNFLVPKLKGGGFLLLQAKQRSKKWRSQPLIVKSQMISNATTYTSRISTDIPLYEIPGASFDRYLENKPRVFKAIFPDKKRSHQLNEEEWRIHMLPIEFLFMTAWPVIDMRLRCKSKGIEYPPGVPNNVSKVLELDIIRWELQGLDDVLKPSQFSLAVKGSLYPDRVGPRSRLKGQLQMSISFVLSPMLALVPDDVRRDVAESVLRGLLQNMKSKVNGSLLPDYAEFKRETQKNLV